A genomic stretch from Campylobacter lari subsp. concheus includes:
- the guaB gene encoding IMP dehydrogenase, translating to MKIIKRALTFEDVLLVPQYSEVLPKEVDIKTRLTKNITLNMPLISAAMDTVTEHRAAIMMARLGGIGVIHKNMDIASQVREIKRVKKSESGVIMDPIYIGAKASVKEALELMAEYRISGVPVVDENKTLIGILTNRDLRFETNFDNLVENVMTKMPLITAKKGSTLDDAERIFSTNKVEKLPIVDENNRLEGLITIKDLKKRKEYPNSNKDAYGRLRVAAAVGVGQLDRVKALVEAEVDVIVMDSAHGHSKGIIDTLKAIKAEFNVDVIVGNVASAKAVKDLCEAGADAVKIGIGPGSICTTRIVSGVGVPQISAIDECAIEASKYGVPVIADGGIKYSGDIAKAIAAGASSVMIGSLLAGTDESPGELFTYQGRQYKSYRGMGSLGAMQKGSSDRYFQEGTAQDKLVPEGIEGRVPYVGSIKSVVHQLLGGLRSSMGYVGAVDIKAFQERAEFVEITAAGLKESHVHDVTITAEAPNYKVSN from the coding sequence ATGAAAATCATCAAACGCGCTTTGACTTTTGAAGATGTTTTACTAGTTCCTCAATATTCTGAGGTTTTACCCAAAGAAGTGGATATTAAAACAAGACTTACAAAAAATATCACATTAAACATGCCTTTAATTTCAGCTGCTATGGATACGGTTACTGAGCATAGAGCAGCTATCATGATGGCAAGACTTGGTGGTATAGGGGTAATCCATAAAAATATGGATATAGCTTCACAAGTTAGAGAGATAAAAAGAGTTAAAAAAAGCGAAAGTGGCGTAATTATGGATCCTATTTACATAGGGGCTAAAGCAAGCGTTAAAGAAGCGCTAGAACTCATGGCTGAATATAGAATTTCAGGAGTTCCTGTGGTAGATGAGAATAAAACTCTAATAGGAATTTTAACTAATCGCGATTTGAGATTTGAAACTAATTTTGATAATTTAGTAGAAAATGTAATGACAAAAATGCCTTTAATCACTGCTAAAAAAGGTTCTACTTTAGATGATGCAGAAAGGATTTTTTCTACCAATAAGGTAGAAAAACTTCCGATCGTAGATGAAAATAATCGTTTAGAAGGTTTGATTACTATAAAAGATTTAAAAAAACGTAAAGAATACCCAAATTCAAATAAAGATGCCTATGGAAGATTAAGAGTGGCCGCAGCTGTGGGTGTAGGTCAGCTTGATCGCGTAAAAGCTTTAGTGGAAGCTGAAGTTGATGTTATAGTCATGGATAGTGCGCATGGGCATTCTAAAGGGATTATTGATACATTAAAAGCAATTAAGGCTGAGTTTAATGTAGATGTGATAGTAGGAAATGTTGCAAGTGCTAAAGCAGTTAAAGATCTATGTGAAGCAGGTGCGGACGCTGTTAAGATAGGTATAGGGCCTGGAAGTATTTGTACTACACGCATTGTTTCAGGTGTGGGTGTGCCTCAAATTTCAGCTATAGATGAATGTGCGATAGAAGCAAGTAAATATGGTGTGCCAGTAATTGCTGATGGGGGTATAAAATACTCAGGTGATATAGCAAAAGCTATCGCAGCAGGTGCAAGTAGTGTGATGATAGGTTCGCTTTTAGCAGGAACAGATGAGAGTCCAGGTGAGTTATTTACTTATCAAGGAAGACAGTATAAGAGTTACCGTGGTATGGGAAGTTTAGGTGCTATGCAAAAAGGAAGTTCAGATAGATATTTCCAAGAAGGTACCGCTCAAGATAAACTTGTGCCCGAGGGAATTGAAGGTAGGGTGCCTTATGTAGGAAGTATAAAAAGTGTAGTACATCAACTTTTAGGTGGGCTTAGATCTTCTATGGGTTATGTAGGTGCAGTAGATATCAAAGCTTTCCAAGAAAGAGCTGAATTTGTAGAAATCACCGCAGCAGGATTAAAAGAAAGTCATGTGCATGATGTAACTATCACTGCTGAAGCACCAAATTATAAGGTAAGTAATTAA
- the gatA gene encoding Asp-tRNA(Asn)/Glu-tRNA(Gln) amidotransferase subunit GatA — MVTLKEALKFSNEELENLKKELNEKAYQQKHLGAYIEQFLNKDLSISGVGVPVAIKDNISVKDWELTCGSKILQGYVAPYDASAIVNLRKNNFVPFGRCNMDEFAMGSTSATSFYGKTLNPLDNTKVPGGSSGGSAAAVAAGIALASLGSDTGGSVRQPAAFCGCVGFKPSYGRVSRYGLAAYSSSLDQIGVLTQNVEDAAILYDAIAGYDEKDSTSTNTAFEPTAPKLNANKKLKIAVIKNYIEQTNDDVKQALLKTIDMLKANGHEIVYKDLMDSTFDVAAYYIIAAAEASANLSRYDGVRYGRRSEKCDNLSQMYVNSRSEGFGEEVKRRILLGTFVLSSGYYDAYYIKAQKARRFIKQKYEEILNDCDLIFMPVAPSVAFGFNDVKTPIQMYLEDVFTISVNLAGLGGISVPVGKNENGLNVSAQLICKAYDEQTLLDGALSLEEIIKNK, encoded by the coding sequence ATGGTAACTTTAAAAGAAGCTTTGAAATTTTCAAATGAAGAATTAGAAAATCTAAAAAAAGAATTAAATGAAAAAGCATATCAGCAAAAGCATTTAGGTGCTTATATAGAGCAGTTTTTAAATAAAGACTTAAGTATTTCAGGTGTCGGTGTGCCAGTAGCTATAAAAGATAATATTAGCGTAAAAGATTGGGAATTAACTTGCGGTTCTAAAATTTTACAAGGCTATGTAGCTCCTTATGATGCAAGTGCCATTGTAAATTTACGTAAAAATAATTTTGTTCCATTTGGAAGATGTAATATGGATGAGTTTGCTATGGGAAGTACGAGCGCGACTTCTTTTTATGGCAAGACTTTAAACCCGCTTGATAATACTAAAGTCCCAGGTGGAAGTAGTGGAGGGAGCGCTGCGGCAGTTGCTGCAGGGATAGCCTTAGCAAGTTTGGGTTCAGATACGGGTGGTTCGGTAAGACAGCCTGCTGCATTTTGTGGTTGTGTTGGATTTAAGCCAAGTTATGGAAGAGTTAGTAGGTATGGTTTAGCAGCATATTCTTCAAGTCTTGATCAAATCGGAGTTTTAACACAAAATGTTGAAGATGCTGCGATCTTGTATGATGCTATTGCAGGTTATGATGAAAAAGATAGTACAAGTACAAACACAGCTTTTGAACCAACCGCGCCAAAACTAAATGCAAATAAAAAGCTAAAAATAGCTGTGATTAAAAATTATATAGAACAAACCAATGATGATGTAAAACAAGCCTTATTAAAAACCATAGATATGCTAAAAGCAAATGGACATGAGATTGTTTATAAGGACTTAATGGATTCTACATTTGATGTTGCAGCTTATTATATCATAGCAGCAGCTGAAGCAAGTGCAAATTTGAGTCGTTATGATGGTGTAAGATATGGTAGAAGAAGTGAAAAATGTGATAATCTTAGCCAAATGTATGTAAATAGCAGAAGTGAAGGCTTTGGCGAGGAAGTAAAAAGAAGAATTTTACTAGGAACCTTTGTTTTAAGTAGTGGGTATTATGATGCATACTATATCAAAGCACAAAAGGCTAGAAGATTTATCAAGCAAAAATATGAGGAAATTTTAAACGATTGTGATTTGATTTTTATGCCAGTTGCCCCAAGCGTTGCTTTTGGCTTTAATGATGTTAAAACTCCTATTCAAATGTATTTAGAAGATGTATTTACTATTTCAGTGAATTTAGCAGGACTTGGTGGCATTAGCGTGCCAGTAGGAAAAAATGAAAATGGACTTAATGTCTCTGCGCAGCTTATCTGTAAAGCTTACGATGAACAAACTTTGCTAGATGGTGCTTTAAGCTTAGAAGAAATTATTAAAAATAAATAA
- a CDS encoding carbon-nitrogen hydrolase family protein, giving the protein MSSVVALQFPTLALSESRLDYYLKAAKESGANLVVLGEYVLNSFFSELKTMPKSMIKEQSQSKKASLIKFAKKYDLNIIAPFISVENDGLKKLCLKVSPQNVKVYEQQILMPYTHWNEEKFFSNKKTDKLKLFAFPHEGLKCALLFGFEAHFDIFWQMIMKKKIDLVIIPTASTFESNQRWLELLKTRAFLNSTSILRVNRIGNLKQENDWKFYGDSFFINAFGEVQEQLGDQEEMLVVEVGKANEARNLWGFDKLIKNYEE; this is encoded by the coding sequence ATGAGTAGTGTTGTAGCTTTACAATTTCCAACTTTGGCTTTGAGTGAATCAAGGCTTGATTATTATCTAAAAGCTGCTAAGGAAAGTGGTGCAAATTTGGTGGTTTTGGGCGAGTATGTTTTAAATAGCTTTTTTAGTGAGCTAAAAACTATGCCAAAAAGTATGATTAAAGAACAAAGTCAAAGCAAAAAAGCAAGCTTGATAAAATTTGCTAAAAAATATGATTTAAACATCATTGCACCATTCATAAGTGTAGAAAATGATGGCTTAAAAAAATTATGCTTAAAAGTAAGCCCACAAAATGTAAAAGTGTATGAGCAACAAATTTTAATGCCTTATACACACTGGAATGAAGAAAAATTTTTTAGCAATAAAAAAACTGATAAGCTTAAACTTTTTGCTTTCCCGCATGAGGGCTTAAAATGTGCTTTGCTTTTTGGATTTGAAGCACATTTTGATATCTTTTGGCAAATGATTATGAAAAAAAAGATAGACTTAGTCATCATTCCTACAGCTAGTACTTTTGAGAGTAACCAAAGATGGCTAGAGCTTTTAAAAACAAGAGCTTTTTTAAACTCAACAAGTATTTTAAGGGTTAATCGCATAGGCAATTTAAAGCAAGAAAATGATTGGAAATTTTATGGAGATAGCTTTTTTATCAACGCTTTTGGGGAAGTGCAAGAGCAACTTGGTGATCAAGAAGAAATGCTTGTGGTAGAAGTTGGCAAGGCAAATGAAGCTAGAAATTTATGGGGCTTTGATAAGCTTATAAAAAATTACGAAGAATAA
- the xseB gene encoding exodeoxyribonuclease VII small subunit codes for MEFEDHIKQAELSLEKLNDKDLDLKTCVEIYKEGLKSIKQARTMLENAKLEIEQVDE; via the coding sequence ATGGAATTTGAAGATCACATCAAACAAGCTGAGCTTTCTTTAGAAAAACTTAATGATAAAGATTTAGACCTTAAAACTTGTGTAGAAATTTATAAAGAAGGTCTAAAAAGTATCAAGCAAGCAAGAACTATGCTTGAAAATGCTAAATTAGAAATTGAGCAAGTAGATGAGTAG